From a single Adhaeribacter swui genomic region:
- a CDS encoding M16 family metallopeptidase, which translates to MIDFKEFTLDNGLRVIVHEDFSTPMAVLNVLYDVGSKDESETQTGFAHLFEHLMFSGSVNIPSYDEPLQKVGGENNAFTSPDITNYYLTVPAANIETGFWLESDRMLDLAFSEQGLEVQRKVVVEEFKQNYLNQPYGDVWLKLRPLAYQQHPYKWATIGKEISHIADAQITDVKNFFRKHYSPINAILVVAGNVTVDKAKYLAEKWFGPIPSGQRYHRQLPAEPAQNQPRRLDVEADVPLSALYKAYHMPSRLDDGYYAADLLSDILGRGKSSRLYNALVKEQKIFNSISASLTGSMEPGLFIIQGKLNEGVTLVEADAAVEAITAEIQQQVVAEQELTKVKNQSEASIVFSEIELLNRAMNLAYSKLLGDANFVNEEGSHIQAVTQEDILKMARQVLRPENCSTLYYQAKPQAVTDEH; encoded by the coding sequence GTGATAGATTTTAAAGAATTTACCTTAGATAATGGCCTGCGCGTAATTGTGCACGAAGATTTTTCTACGCCCATGGCAGTATTGAACGTGTTGTACGATGTGGGGTCGAAAGATGAATCGGAAACGCAGACCGGCTTTGCGCACTTGTTCGAGCATTTAATGTTCAGCGGCTCGGTTAATATTCCGAGTTACGACGAGCCTTTGCAAAAAGTAGGCGGCGAAAATAATGCGTTTACTAGTCCCGATATTACCAACTACTATTTAACGGTACCGGCGGCTAATATTGAAACCGGTTTTTGGCTGGAATCGGATCGGATGTTGGATTTAGCTTTTTCGGAGCAAGGCCTGGAAGTGCAGCGCAAAGTAGTGGTAGAAGAATTTAAGCAAAACTACCTGAACCAACCCTATGGCGACGTTTGGTTAAAATTACGGCCGTTGGCTTACCAGCAACACCCGTACAAATGGGCTACCATTGGCAAAGAAATTTCGCATATTGCCGATGCGCAAATTACCGACGTTAAAAACTTTTTCCGGAAACATTACTCGCCGATAAACGCCATTTTGGTAGTAGCTGGTAATGTAACTGTGGATAAAGCGAAATACCTGGCCGAAAAATGGTTTGGGCCAATTCCGTCGGGGCAAAGATATCACCGGCAGTTGCCCGCTGAACCAGCCCAAAACCAGCCCCGCCGCTTAGACGTGGAAGCCGATGTACCCTTAAGTGCCTTGTATAAAGCGTACCACATGCCGTCGCGCCTGGATGATGGCTATTACGCCGCCGATTTACTCAGCGATATTTTGGGTCGGGGAAAATCTTCGCGCTTGTATAACGCCTTAGTAAAAGAACAAAAGATATTTAATTCCATCAGCGCTTCTTTAACGGGCTCTATGGAGCCTGGCTTGTTTATTATCCAAGGCAAATTAAACGAAGGCGTTACTTTAGTCGAAGCCGATGCAGCCGTAGAGGCCATTACCGCCGAAATTCAACAACAAGTAGTAGCCGAACAGGAATTAACCAAAGTTAAAAACCAATCAGAAGCGAGCATTGTATTTTCGGAAATTGAGCTGTTAAACCGCGCCATGAACCTGGCTTATAGTAAATTGCTGGGCGACGCCAACTTTGTAAACGAAGAAGGTTCGCACATTCAGGCTGTTACGCAGGAAGATATTTTAAAAATGGCCCGCCAGGTGCTGCGGCCCGAAAACTGCTCTACGTTATACTACCAGGCAAAACCGCAAGCCGTTACCGACGAACACTAA
- a CDS encoding aldo/keto reductase — translation MKYNELADSGIKVSAITFGAWAIGGWMWGGADKDDALAAINKALELGITTIDTAPVYGQGVSEEIVGEALKGKRHEAQILTKYGMRWNIERPGDFMASKDNNGQDIKIYRYAGKESVIYECEQSLRRLQTDYIDLYQIHWPDVTTPIEETMEAIDQLLQQGKIRASGVCNYSAEQMRIADQTVKQVTNQVPYSMVERKVEADVVPYCLEHGRGILAYSPLQRGILTGKITDDYQFEEGDHRPNTLHFKPQNRKTINAFLQQIKPVADGYGVTLAQLVINWTIQQPAIVAALVGARNPEQVTENAKATDFMLTADEISKINGLLAEVKMVS, via the coding sequence ATGAAATACAATGAACTGGCGGATAGTGGCATAAAAGTATCGGCAATTACGTTTGGCGCCTGGGCCATTGGTGGCTGGATGTGGGGCGGCGCCGATAAAGATGATGCGCTGGCCGCGATAAATAAAGCTTTAGAACTGGGTATTACCACCATTGATACCGCCCCGGTTTATGGCCAAGGCGTAAGCGAAGAAATTGTGGGCGAAGCTTTAAAAGGCAAACGCCACGAAGCCCAGATTTTAACCAAATACGGCATGCGCTGGAATATCGAACGCCCCGGCGATTTTATGGCTTCCAAAGATAACAACGGTCAGGACATAAAAATTTATCGTTATGCTGGCAAAGAAAGCGTGATTTACGAGTGCGAGCAAAGTTTACGCCGTTTGCAAACCGATTACATTGACTTGTACCAGATTCACTGGCCCGATGTAACTACGCCCATTGAAGAAACCATGGAAGCCATAGACCAGTTGCTGCAACAAGGTAAAATCCGGGCCTCAGGGGTTTGTAATTACAGCGCCGAGCAAATGCGCATTGCCGACCAAACCGTAAAGCAAGTAACCAACCAGGTGCCTTACAGCATGGTAGAGCGCAAAGTAGAAGCCGACGTAGTACCGTACTGCCTGGAACACGGCCGTGGTATTTTAGCGTACAGCCCCTTACAGCGGGGCATTTTAACCGGCAAAATCACCGACGATTACCAGTTTGAAGAAGGCGACCACCGGCCCAACACGCTGCACTTTAAACCACAAAACCGCAAAACCATTAATGCGTTTCTGCAGCAAATAAAACCCGTTGCAGATGGCTACGGCGTAACTTTAGCGCAATTAGTAATAAACTGGACCATTCAACAACCCGCCATTGTGGCGGCCTTAGTGGGTGCCCGTAATCCGGAGCAAGTAACCGAAAATGCCAAAGCCACCGATTTTATGCTTACCGCCGACGAAATTAGCAAGATCAATGGTTTGCTGGCCGAGGTAAAAATGGTTTCTTAA
- a CDS encoding sugar phosphate isomerase/epimerase family protein, translating into MARTENSFITASSMSRRNFVSTLATAGALLPMAGLANPFTPVSPVKSERLICVFSKHLQWLGVPEMAKAVADLGYDGIDLTVRKGGHIEPEQAATELPKAVAQIRKAGLEVPMIVTNITDPKDPFTEPILKAASQAGVKYYRTNWVNYDPKLGILKTLEQYKKQFRELAGLNKKYNIRGAYQNHSGTSVGAAVWDIYELLKDIDPRWLGVQYDIMHATAEGGESWLNGLDLLQKHVNCLDFKDFYWAKKDGKWQHQIVPLGQGMVNFKKFFSLIKQFNISGPMSIHLEYELGGADQGKKQITIPKDQVFAAMKRDLQTLRSMLQEAGLA; encoded by the coding sequence ATGGCCAGAACCGAAAATAGTTTTATTACTGCATCCAGTATGTCGCGCCGGAATTTTGTGAGCACTTTGGCTACAGCCGGCGCGTTGCTGCCAATGGCTGGTTTAGCTAATCCATTTACGCCCGTTTCACCGGTTAAATCAGAGCGGTTAATTTGTGTTTTCTCGAAGCATTTGCAATGGTTGGGTGTTCCGGAAATGGCGAAAGCGGTAGCCGATCTGGGTTACGATGGCATTGACTTAACCGTAAGAAAAGGCGGGCACATTGAGCCGGAACAAGCCGCCACCGAATTGCCCAAAGCCGTAGCGCAAATCCGTAAAGCTGGCTTGGAAGTGCCCATGATTGTTACCAACATCACCGACCCAAAAGATCCATTTACGGAACCCATCTTAAAAGCGGCCAGCCAGGCGGGCGTTAAGTACTACCGTACCAATTGGGTAAATTACGATCCTAAGCTGGGTATTTTAAAAACTTTAGAGCAGTATAAAAAACAATTCCGGGAATTAGCTGGGCTGAACAAAAAATACAACATTCGGGGGGCTTACCAAAACCATTCGGGTACTAGCGTGGGGGCAGCCGTTTGGGATATTTATGAATTATTAAAAGACATCGATCCACGCTGGTTGGGGGTGCAATACGATATTATGCACGCTACCGCCGAAGGCGGAGAGTCGTGGTTAAATGGTTTGGACTTGCTGCAAAAACACGTAAACTGCCTGGATTTTAAAGATTTTTACTGGGCCAAAAAAGACGGCAAATGGCAGCACCAAATCGTGCCTTTAGGTCAGGGAATGGTAAATTTTAAAAAATTCTTTAGCCTGATTAAACAATTTAATATTTCGGGGCCGATGTCTATTCACCTGGAGTACGAACTTGGGGGAGCCGACCAAGGTAAAAAGCAGATTACCATACCTAAAGACCAAGTTTTTGCCGCCATGAAGCGCGATTTACAAACGCTACGCTCTATGTTGCAGGAAGCCGGATTAGCCTAA
- a CDS encoding alpha-L-fucosidase codes for MLRTFSFLFFSLFLFQSLNAQNLPKPSPRQLAWQQLETTAFLHFTVNTFTDKEWGDGTESPQIFNPTQFDARKIVKTLKETGFKIAIITAKHHDGFCLWPSKYTDHSVKSSPWKNGQGDVVKEIADACREYGIKFGFYLSPWDQHEATYGTDKYNDFYKNQLKELLTNYGEVAEVWFDGAKGKNAKDMQYDFDGYWQLVRQLQPKAVLFSDAGPDVRWVGNETGNAGQTCWSTIDATNLAPGKADSKYLNTGDPNGKSWIPAETDVSIRPGWFYHAAEDSKVKTGQELVNLYYQSVGRNSLLLLNIPPNREGLFSEPDIKSLYDFRSILNETFKTNLGKGSMAAALTDNQLKTHVTVPVNKPLVLDFKKTITFDRALFQENIANGQRNAEATLEYWDGKAWKKVETFTTIGYKRLLRFPEIKTSKVRVTVLQAKQPVQLAEVGFYKASEKE; via the coding sequence ATGTTACGTACTTTTAGTTTTTTGTTCTTTTCTTTATTCCTGTTTCAATCTTTAAACGCGCAAAACTTACCTAAGCCTAGCCCGCGGCAACTGGCCTGGCAACAACTCGAAACCACCGCTTTTCTGCATTTCACGGTAAATACCTTCACCGATAAAGAATGGGGCGATGGCACCGAAAGCCCACAAATATTTAACCCTACGCAGTTTGATGCCCGCAAAATTGTAAAAACTTTAAAAGAAACCGGTTTTAAAATCGCTATTATAACGGCCAAACACCATGATGGCTTTTGCCTGTGGCCCAGCAAATACACCGATCATTCGGTAAAAAGCAGCCCCTGGAAAAATGGCCAGGGCGACGTTGTTAAAGAAATTGCGGATGCCTGCCGGGAGTACGGCATTAAGTTTGGGTTTTACCTCTCACCCTGGGACCAACACGAAGCTACTTACGGCACCGACAAATACAACGATTTTTACAAAAACCAATTAAAAGAACTGCTTACCAATTACGGCGAAGTGGCGGAAGTTTGGTTCGATGGCGCCAAAGGCAAAAACGCCAAAGACATGCAGTACGATTTTGATGGATATTGGCAATTAGTTCGGCAATTACAACCCAAAGCAGTCTTGTTCTCGGATGCTGGTCCGGATGTACGTTGGGTGGGTAACGAAACCGGTAATGCCGGCCAAACCTGCTGGTCAACCATTGATGCTACTAACTTAGCACCCGGTAAAGCTGATTCGAAGTATTTAAATACCGGCGATCCTAACGGCAAATCCTGGATTCCGGCCGAAACCGATGTATCCATCCGCCCGGGTTGGTTCTACCACGCTGCCGAAGACAGTAAAGTGAAAACCGGCCAGGAATTAGTAAACCTGTATTACCAATCCGTAGGCCGTAATAGTTTGCTTTTATTAAATATTCCTCCAAACCGCGAAGGTCTTTTCTCTGAACCAGATATCAAGAGTTTGTACGATTTCCGGAGTATTCTGAACGAAACGTTTAAAACTAACCTGGGTAAAGGCAGTATGGCTGCCGCTCTCACCGATAACCAATTAAAAACTCACGTAACCGTACCTGTGAACAAGCCGCTGGTACTGGATTTTAAAAAAACAATCACGTTCGATCGGGCTTTGTTCCAGGAAAATATTGCCAATGGCCAGCGCAACGCCGAAGCTACCCTGGAGTACTGGGATGGTAAAGCCTGGAAAAAAGTAGAAACTTTTACTACCATCGGTTACAAACGGCTCCTGCGTTTCCCGGAAATAAAAACCAGCAAAGTGCGGGTAACGGTATTGCAGGCTAAACAACCCGTGCAACTCGCCGAAGTCGGTTTCTATAAAGCTTCAGAAAAAGAATAA
- a CDS encoding SGNH/GDSL hydrolase family protein, whose translation MKNSLQKIGAFIAGLLVLAACEPEINDAVKVSKGDLNLDKYVAVGNSLTAGYMDNGLYREGQLSSYPNILAGQFRQAGGGEFTQPLFTEEQANGSGYLRLAGFGAAGTPELAPVTDKLAIRSQNPTLYTKYTEEINNLGVPGIRMSDILTPGYGSALGNPYFERITTNPTQTYLARVVASNPTFFSCWLGNNDVLGYATAGAAANDITTPEIFTANTTEIINALTANGAKGIVATIPDVTGIPFFTTVGPTVKSLLSAAGAPGMIALTRKGSARVPFAVSQIKDATGGTILFPLTASAYLPLVGQRTGKYWRDLARQAVPTNPTLGLANILQNLQVDTTQLFGLSAGNPWPSALLLDDAEQKEVSDATISFNSVLKAKAQEKNLAVYDAYAYFNSIQSGFTQNGVSYSTAFITGNLFSLDGVHLTPRGYAIVANEMIKAINTKYNSRIPTADITQYRAVLFP comes from the coding sequence ATGAAAAATAGCTTACAAAAAATAGGGGCCTTTATTGCTGGCCTGTTGGTGCTGGCTGCTTGCGAACCAGAGATTAATGATGCGGTAAAAGTAAGTAAAGGCGATTTAAACCTGGATAAATACGTGGCCGTTGGTAATTCGCTTACAGCCGGTTACATGGATAATGGCTTGTACCGCGAAGGGCAGCTCAGTTCGTATCCAAATATTCTGGCGGGGCAGTTCCGGCAGGCGGGTGGCGGCGAATTTACGCAGCCTTTATTTACCGAAGAACAAGCCAATGGCAGCGGTTACCTGCGCCTCGCCGGATTTGGGGCAGCCGGCACTCCCGAACTTGCCCCAGTTACCGATAAATTAGCGATCCGCAGCCAGAACCCAACGCTTTATACTAAATACACCGAAGAAATAAATAACCTGGGCGTGCCGGGCATTCGGATGTCGGATATTTTAACTCCGGGTTATGGCAGTGCGCTGGGCAACCCTTATTTTGAGCGTATCACCACCAATCCCACGCAAACTTATCTGGCAAGAGTAGTGGCCAGTAATCCTACTTTTTTTAGTTGCTGGTTAGGCAATAACGATGTGCTGGGCTACGCTACCGCCGGCGCAGCTGCCAACGACATTACCACTCCGGAAATTTTTACTGCCAACACTACCGAAATAATAAACGCCTTAACGGCCAACGGCGCAAAAGGCATTGTGGCCACTATTCCGGATGTTACCGGTATTCCGTTTTTTACTACCGTAGGGCCAACCGTTAAAAGTTTATTAAGCGCCGCCGGGGCGCCCGGCATGATTGCTTTAACCCGCAAAGGGAGTGCCCGGGTACCGTTTGCTGTTTCGCAAATAAAAGATGCCACCGGCGGTACCATTTTGTTTCCGTTAACCGCCAGCGCTTACCTGCCCCTGGTGGGCCAGCGTACCGGCAAATACTGGCGCGATTTAGCCCGGCAAGCGGTGCCCACCAATCCTACCCTCGGTTTAGCCAACATCTTGCAAAACTTACAGGTTGATACTACCCAGCTATTTGGCCTAAGCGCCGGTAACCCGTGGCCCAGTGCCCTGTTATTAGACGATGCCGAGCAAAAAGAAGTAAGTGACGCTACCATAAGCTTTAACTCGGTATTAAAAGCCAAAGCCCAAGAGAAGAATTTAGCGGTTTATGATGCTTATGCTTATTTTAACAGCATTCAGAGTGGTTTTACGCAGAATGGGGTAAGTTACTCGACGGCCTTTATTACCGGTAATTTGTTTTCGCTGGATGGGGTGCATTTAACGCCGCGCGGCTACGCCATAGTAGCCAACGAGATGATCAAAGCCATTAACACCAAATACAATTCCAGAATACCTACCGCCGATATTACGCAGTATCGCGCCGTGTTATTTCCGTGA
- a CDS encoding OmpP1/FadL family transporter, with amino-acid sequence MRAKLLSILGGTLLSGMTYAGGFQVNLQGQKQIGMGHAGVGLARDQASIFFNPGALARIRQNGVQVGVSPLIAKIAYQEPEPGNTTAKTDNPLGTPFQVYGSYGFANDKARVGIGVYTPYGSTVNWGDTWQGRYGLNELTLRAIFIQPTFSYALTDKLSVGAGPIIALGHVNLQRSIPLQAANGQEGHVELDGNAVSYGFNAGIYFQATENLSVGLNYRSKVKMEVKDGDATFRVPSAAPIASRFPAGTQFDATLPLPANITLGLGLRATDQLTLAADVQFVQWSAYKSLRFDYTQTVNGSNFSENARNYQDVFIYRLGGEYAVSDQFQVRAGAYLDQSPVKDGYLTPETPDANALGLSVGLSYQLTEKLGLDASFLYLNRKKRTDAADLSGGVPGTFKSVGYIPGIAINYNF; translated from the coding sequence ATGAGAGCAAAATTACTTTCTATTTTAGGAGGAACCTTATTATCCGGGATGACCTATGCCGGAGGATTTCAGGTAAATTTACAAGGCCAGAAACAAATTGGTATGGGGCACGCGGGGGTAGGTTTAGCCCGCGATCAGGCCAGCATATTTTTTAACCCAGGCGCATTGGCGCGCATCCGGCAAAATGGCGTGCAGGTGGGCGTGAGTCCGTTAATTGCTAAAATAGCTTACCAGGAACCCGAGCCTGGCAATACTACCGCCAAAACCGATAACCCGCTCGGTACGCCTTTTCAGGTGTATGGCTCTTATGGGTTTGCCAACGACAAAGCCCGGGTAGGCATTGGCGTGTATACTCCTTATGGCTCTACTGTTAATTGGGGCGATACCTGGCAAGGCCGCTACGGCTTAAACGAACTTACCTTACGGGCTATTTTTATTCAGCCAACTTTTAGTTACGCGCTTACCGATAAGTTAAGTGTGGGTGCCGGGCCAATAATTGCGCTGGGCCACGTGAACCTGCAACGCAGCATACCCTTACAGGCCGCTAACGGACAGGAAGGCCACGTGGAGCTAGACGGCAATGCCGTATCTTACGGATTTAACGCCGGTATTTATTTCCAGGCAACCGAAAACTTATCGGTGGGTTTAAATTACCGCTCCAAAGTAAAAATGGAAGTAAAAGACGGCGATGCTACTTTTAGGGTTCCTTCGGCTGCTCCCATTGCTTCGCGTTTTCCGGCGGGTACCCAGTTTGATGCTACCTTGCCTTTGCCCGCTAATATTACTCTGGGCTTAGGTTTGCGCGCTACCGACCAGTTAACCCTTGCCGCCGATGTGCAGTTTGTGCAGTGGAGTGCCTATAAATCGCTGCGCTTTGATTATACCCAAACCGTAAATGGCAGCAATTTCTCCGAAAATGCCCGTAATTACCAGGATGTGTTTATTTACCGTTTAGGCGGCGAGTACGCCGTTTCAGATCAGTTTCAGGTGCGGGCCGGGGCTTACCTCGACCAGTCGCCGGTGAAAGATGGCTATTTAACGCCCGAAACCCCCGATGCCAATGCCTTAGGCTTATCGGTGGGCTTAAGTTACCAACTCACTGAGAAATTAGGCCTGGATGCTTCCTTTTTATATTTAAACCGGAAAAAACGGACTGATGCGGCTGATTTGTCGGGTGGGGTGCCGGGCACTTTTAAATCGGTGGGTTACATCCCCGGCATCGCCATTAATTATAATTTTTAA
- a CDS encoding NAD(P)/FAD-dependent oxidoreductase, giving the protein MYDVIIVGGGPAGTSAAMLLGRCVRKVLLFDSGLGRNRWSNHMNGFISRDGYNPVEFIKLAREELKKYPVEIKNQLVKDVKRVENYFEVTDQDDHCYVARKILLATGLKDRVPEIPGIEEKYGKSVHHCPYCDGWESRNKPLGAYGKGRDAVGLSLSLKTWSSDVTLYTDGTRKLRREDTALLEANDIKICTAPIERLEGEGSELSEIILESGRRMRCEALFFSTGSEQQCDLATSLGCDFTSKGVVRTYKNQQTNIPGLYVAGDASRDMQLVIVAASEGTKAGVMINKELQEEFRLQITDVRV; this is encoded by the coding sequence ATGTACGATGTAATTATTGTGGGCGGCGGCCCGGCCGGAACCAGCGCTGCCATGTTGCTGGGGCGCTGTGTGCGCAAAGTACTCTTATTTGATTCGGGCTTAGGCCGAAACCGGTGGTCGAACCACATGAACGGATTTATTTCGCGTGATGGCTATAACCCCGTAGAATTTATTAAACTGGCCCGCGAAGAATTAAAAAAATACCCCGTTGAGATAAAAAACCAATTAGTTAAAGACGTTAAACGCGTAGAAAATTATTTTGAAGTTACCGACCAGGACGACCATTGCTACGTAGCCCGTAAAATTTTGCTGGCAACCGGCCTGAAAGACCGCGTACCCGAAATACCCGGCATCGAAGAAAAATACGGCAAAAGTGTGCACCACTGCCCGTATTGCGACGGCTGGGAATCGCGGAACAAACCTTTGGGCGCTTACGGCAAAGGCCGCGATGCGGTAGGTTTATCTTTATCGTTAAAAACCTGGAGCTCCGACGTAACTTTATACACCGACGGTACCCGCAAACTGCGCCGCGAAGACACGGCCTTGCTGGAAGCCAACGACATTAAAATTTGCACCGCTCCTATTGAGCGCCTGGAAGGCGAAGGAAGCGAATTATCCGAGATAATTTTGGAAAGTGGCCGCCGGATGCGCTGCGAAGCTTTGTTTTTTAGTACGGGCTCGGAGCAGCAATGCGATCTGGCCACCAGCTTGGGTTGCGATTTTACCAGCAAAGGCGTAGTGCGCACTTACAAAAACCAGCAAACCAACATTCCGGGCTTGTACGTAGCCGGCGATGCTTCCCGCGATATGCAACTGGTAATTGTAGCGGCCTCGGAAGGCACCAAAGCCGGCGTAATGATTAACAAAGAATTACAAGAAGAATTTAGGTTGCAAATAACGGACGTGCGGGTGTAA
- a CDS encoding zinc dependent phospholipase C family protein, with product MRFRLVVVGLLVLLPPQVFSWGFFAHQRINRLAVFTLPPEMIGFYKQHLAYLTENAVNPDKRRYMLPQEGPRHFIDLDVYGDSAALKLPRTWQAALTKYTEDSLLKHGIVPWHINRVKNQLTEAFKQHDQLNILRLSADLGHYVADACVPLHTTHNYNGQFTNQRGIHGLWESRLPELLSNQYDFLVGPALYINQPQVQAWKIVQRSNAALDSVFRFEKEVSASFSADKKYAFEERGGTTVRVYAAAFSKAYHQRLNGQVERQMRLAIKLVGSYWYTSWVDAGQPDLRNLQPLTETQKKLLLEEKQQLKPTLTPDRPHEAF from the coding sequence ATGCGTTTTCGATTGGTTGTTGTTGGGTTATTGGTATTGTTGCCACCGCAGGTTTTTTCGTGGGGCTTTTTTGCGCACCAGCGCATTAACCGCTTGGCGGTATTTACCCTACCGCCTGAGATGATTGGTTTTTACAAACAGCATTTGGCTTACCTCACCGAAAATGCCGTGAACCCCGATAAACGCCGCTACATGCTGCCTCAGGAAGGTCCGCGCCATTTTATAGATTTAGATGTGTACGGCGATAGCGCTGCTTTAAAACTGCCCCGCACCTGGCAGGCGGCACTCACTAAGTACACCGAAGATTCTTTGCTCAAGCATGGCATCGTGCCCTGGCACATCAACCGGGTAAAAAACCAGCTCACCGAAGCTTTTAAGCAACACGACCAGTTAAATATTTTGCGCTTGTCCGCAGATTTAGGTCATTACGTAGCCGATGCTTGCGTGCCCTTACACACTACCCACAACTACAACGGGCAGTTTACCAACCAACGCGGCATTCATGGTTTATGGGAATCGCGGTTGCCGGAATTATTAAGTAATCAGTACGATTTTCTGGTTGGCCCCGCGCTATACATCAATCAGCCGCAGGTACAAGCCTGGAAGATTGTGCAGCGCTCCAATGCTGCTTTAGATTCGGTGTTTCGGTTTGAGAAAGAAGTATCCGCCAGCTTTAGCGCTGACAAGAAATACGCTTTTGAAGAACGGGGCGGCACTACGGTACGGGTTTACGCGGCCGCTTTTTCGAAAGCATATCACCAACGTTTAAACGGACAAGTAGAACGCCAAATGCGGCTCGCCATTAAACTCGTAGGTAGTTATTGGTACACCAGTTGGGTAGATGCTGGCCAACCCGATCTCCGCAACCTGCAACCCCTTACCGAAACGCAGAAAAAGCTTTTGCTCGAAGAAAAACAACAATTGAAACCTACACTCACCCCGGATCGTCCGCACGAAGCTTTTTAG
- a CDS encoding serine hydrolase domain-containing protein has translation MLSIAPKRTCFLLFLVLAYACSFSGKLLAQALPDLKKLDAYYEKARKDWNVPGMAIAIVKNDSMIFAKGYGVLNAKTGGQVNSNTLFGIASNTKAFTAAALGILVDEGKLNWNDPVTKYLPYFQLYNPYVTQAVTIRDLLSHRVGLPTYSGDLLWYNTTYSREEILRRARFLKSTYAFRDGYGYSNIMFIAAGQVIEAISGQKWEDFIRTRFFQPLGMNQSYVSVGELKDKPNQASPHGFNANQQPVPVFSSHWA, from the coding sequence ATGTTATCTATAGCCCCGAAGCGTACGTGTTTTTTGTTGTTTTTGGTATTAGCTTACGCTTGTTCTTTTTCAGGAAAGCTGCTGGCGCAGGCATTACCCGACCTTAAAAAGTTGGATGCTTATTACGAGAAAGCCCGCAAAGACTGGAACGTACCCGGTATGGCGATTGCCATTGTAAAAAACGATTCCATGATTTTTGCCAAAGGCTATGGCGTGTTAAATGCCAAAACCGGCGGCCAGGTAAACAGCAACACCTTATTTGGCATTGCCTCCAACACCAAAGCTTTTACGGCGGCGGCTTTGGGCATTCTGGTAGACGAAGGCAAATTAAACTGGAACGATCCGGTAACAAAATACTTACCTTACTTTCAACTGTATAATCCGTACGTGACGCAAGCCGTTACTATCCGGGATTTGCTAAGCCACCGGGTAGGATTGCCAACTTATAGCGGCGACTTGTTGTGGTATAACACTACCTACTCACGCGAAGAAATTTTGCGCAGGGCCCGGTTTTTAAAATCTACCTATGCTTTCCGGGATGGTTATGGTTATTCCAACATCATGTTTATTGCCGCCGGTCAGGTAATTGAAGCCATCTCGGGCCAGAAGTGGGAAGACTTTATCCGGACCCGTTTTTTCCAGCCATTGGGCATGAATCAATCCTACGTTTCGGTGGGAGAATTAAAAGACAAACCCAATCAGGCTTCGCCGCACGGTTTTAACGCCAACCAACAACCCGTACCCGTTTTTTCCAGCCATTGGGCATGA